Proteins from one Syngnathus scovelli strain Florida chromosome 9, RoL_Ssco_1.2, whole genome shotgun sequence genomic window:
- the aplp1 gene encoding amyloid beta precursor like protein 1: MGQSSIPILLAVLSLYAKGNVEALSMSEVNGPSPQVAEPQIAMFCGRQLLHMNPQTGQWEPDPQGRKDCFKDPSEILSYCQEMYPALSISHVEEAKSPVNIPYWCKKGWSHCQARPFIVVPYRCLEGEYVSEALLVPDRCRFLHQEKMDACESYVYWHNIAKEACIVDNLELHSYGMLLPCGENFRGVEYVCCPGRSSTSGKAELEERELLAGHQISQNHGILNPVAKVIEPTPSPSLDTDMYETDMEDEDDEVVEEDEEEVDEDEEDEVDEEPVEEEDEEEPIAVRNPEKYEYPIDSGPYQTSDYLDSSYYDKNYKATTSPPLMKGDSVTTTRPTDGVDVYFEKPVDDTEHANFLRAKTDLEERRMKRINEIMKEWAEADNESKNLPKSEQQALNEHFQSVLQTLEEQVAGERQRLVETHLARVESILNNNRRLALENYLTAVQSDEPQPERVLQALKRYMAAEQKDRRHTLRHYQHIVAVDPQKAEQMKFQVYTHLHVIEERMNQSLALLYKDPILAEELHDDIQELVRAERGDISELMTTSFSETHTTEELLPAESEEEKDDEEEEEREFQNRPYPPRVDLQSNKKGDEYDYAPSEKAPTYEYEEKINTSVELKQVVYKPDEIERDELQPDALETFNRGAMVGLLVVAVAIAMVMVISLLLVRRKPYGTISHGIVEVDPMLTPEERQLTKMQNHGYENPTYKFFEQMN, translated from the exons ATGGGACAATCCTCAATTCCAATTTTGCTGGCCGTGCTGTCTTTGTACGCAAAGGGAAACGTCGAG GCCCTGTCTATGAGCGAGGTGAATGGCCCCAGCCCCCAGGTGGCAGAACCGCAGATTGCAATGTTCTGTGGCCGTCAGCTCTTGCACATGAACCCGCAGACGGGCCAGTGGGAGCCGGACCCTCAAGGCCGCAAGGACTGCTTCAAAGATCCCAGTGAAATTCTCTCCTACTGTCAGGAG ATGTACCCAGCGCTTTCCATCTCCCACGTAGAGGAGGCAAAAAGTCCTGTGAACATCCCTTACTGGTGTAAGAAAGGATGGAGCCACTGCCAGGCACGCCCCTTCATAGTGGTGCCCTATCGCTGCCTAG AAGGTGAGTATGTAAGCGAGGCCCTGCTGGTTCCAGACCGATGCCGTTTCCTccaccaggagaagatggatgcCTGCGAGAGTTACGTGTACTGGCACAACATTGCGAAAGAG GCGTGCATCGTAGACAATCTGGAGCTCCACAGTTACGGAATGCTTTTGCCGTGCGGAGAAAATTTCCGCGGGGTGGAGTATGTATGCTGTCCAGGTCGAAGCAGCACCAGCGGGAAGGCCGAATTGGAGGAAAGAGAACTCCTCGCTGGCCACCAGATCTCGCAGAATCACGGAATACTTAATCCTGT TGCCAAAGTGATTGAACCCACTCCGAGCCCATCCCTCGACACCGACATGTACGAGACCGACATggaggatgaagatgatgaggtggtggaggaagatgaagaggaggtggatgaggatgaagaggaTGAGGTAGATGAAGAgccggtggaggaggaggatgaggaggagcccATAGCAGTGAGAAACCCGGAGAAGTATGAATACCCCATCGACTCGGGCCCCTACCAGACGTCGGATTATCTGGATTCGTCCTACTATGATAAAAACTACAAAGCCACAACGTCGCCACCTCTGATGAAAGGAGACAGCG TGACAACCACTCGACCCACAGACGGCGTAGATGTTTACTTCGAGAAGCCGGTGGACGACACGGAGCATGCCAACTTCCTGCGTGCCAAAACAGACCTGGAGGAACGGCGAATGAAGCGCATCAATGAG ATCATGAAGGAGTGGGCGGAGGCAGACAACGAGTCAAAGAATCTGCCAAAGTCAGAACAGCAAGCCCTAAATGAG CACTTCCAGTCCGTGCTGCAGACGCTTGAGGAACAAGTGGCGGGCGAGAGGCAGAGGCTGGTGGAAACTCATCTGGCCAGAGTGGAGTCCATACTCAACAACAACCGCCGCCTGGCCCTGGAGAACTACCTGACCGCAGTCCAGTCTGACGAGCCACAG CCCGAGCGAGTGCTGCAGGCTCTCAAGCGCTACATGGCGGCCGAGCAGAAGGACCGCAGACATACGCTCAGGCACTACCAGCATATTGTGGCTGTAGACCCGCAGAAGGCTGAGCAGATGAAATTCCAG GTGTACACACATCTTCATGTTATCGAGGAGAGGATGAACCAGAGTCTGGCACTTCTCTACAAGGATCCTATCTTGGCCGAGGAGCTCCACGATGATATCC AAGAACTAGTACGGGCAGAGCGGGGCGACATCAGCGAGCTCATGACAACGTCCTTCTCTGAAACGCACACCACCGAGGAGCTTCTGCCAGCCGAGAGCGAGGAAGAGAAGGATgacgaggaagaagaggagcgaGAATTCCAGAACAGGCCTTATCCGCCCCGCGTTG ACTTGCAATCAAATAAGAAAG GAGATGAATATGACTATGCCCCATCTGAGAAGGCTCCTACGTATGAGTATGAGGAAAAg ATCAACACCTCTGTGGAGCTCAAACAGGTCGTCTACAAGCCCGATGAGATCGAGCGAGATGAACTG CAACCCGACGCCTTGGAGACATTTAACCGCGGAGCCATGGTGGGCTTGCTGGTGGTGGCTGTGGCCATCGCCATGGTGATGGTCATTAGTCTGTTGCTGGTGCGCAGGAAGCCCTACGGCACCATCAGCCACGGCATCGTCGAG GTGGACCCCATGCTGACCCCAGAGGAGCGACAGCTCACCAAAATGCAAAACCACGGTTACGAAAATCCCACTTACAAATTCTTTGAGCAGATGAACTGA